A genomic window from Balneola vulgaris DSM 17893 includes:
- a CDS encoding CvpA family protein has translation MYILDLIIALPILYFGYKGAVNGLVKEVLNIVGITLAVFLTFNYMDAFATLIEPFMADKEAYIPFVSGAILFLGTLIIVGIIAVLTKKFLEAVNLGKVNRAFGALFGVLKAGIIISTALLLLSGFNLPSEETRNESILYPYVIQLGPWTYEAIALVYPGAENFTDTIKENISKYNPAENLPILNND, from the coding sequence ATGTACATCCTCGACCTCATCATAGCGCTCCCTATTTTATACTTTGGTTATAAAGGAGCGGTTAATGGTTTGGTGAAGGAAGTGCTGAACATCGTTGGTATTACCCTCGCTGTATTCCTCACTTTCAACTACATGGATGCTTTTGCCACTCTTATTGAGCCATTTATGGCCGACAAAGAAGCCTATATCCCATTTGTATCTGGGGCCATTCTATTCTTAGGCACGTTGATAATAGTGGGGATCATTGCCGTTCTAACGAAAAAGTTCTTAGAAGCTGTAAATCTAGGAAAAGTGAATCGTGCATTCGGAGCTTTGTTCGGAGTACTTAAAGCAGGCATCATCATTAGTACAGCTCTGCTTCTGTTATCGGGCTTTAATCTGCCTTCCGAAGAAACACGAAATGAATCCATTTTATATCCCTATGTAATTCAGTTAGGGCCATGGACCTACGAAGCCATCGCATTAGTTTATCCTGGTGCCGAGAACTTTACGGATACCATCAAAGAAAATATAAGTAAGTATAACCCGGCAGAGAATCTGCCTATTCTAAACAACGATTAA
- a CDS encoding GatB/YqeY domain-containing protein produces MSLKAKILEDLKTAMKAKDQDRLRVLRSLKAKMQEKEIAERKGGEAELTDAQATDVLMKAAKQRKESITQFEEGDRADLADNEKLELAIIEEYLPKMMDEDEVRAVVQEKIAAMGASGPQDMGKVMGPIMGQLKGKADGGLVSKVVKEELNK; encoded by the coding sequence ATGAGCCTTAAAGCGAAAATACTCGAAGACCTTAAAACTGCAATGAAAGCCAAAGATCAAGACCGATTACGCGTGCTTCGTTCTTTAAAAGCTAAAATGCAGGAAAAAGAAATTGCTGAACGCAAAGGCGGCGAAGCCGAACTTACAGATGCACAAGCTACAGATGTGTTGATGAAGGCGGCCAAACAACGCAAAGAGTCCATCACTCAATTCGAAGAAGGCGATCGAGCCGATCTTGCCGATAATGAGAAGCTTGAATTGGCTATCATCGAAGAGTATCTCCCAAAAATGATGGATGAAGATGAAGTACGTGCTGTTGTACAAGAGAAGATTGCAGCAATGGGCGCATCTGGACCTCAAGATATGGGGAAAGTGATGGGACCGATCATGGGTCAGTTGAAAGGCAAAGCCGATGGCGGTTTAGTTAGTAAGGTAGTTAAGGAAGAGCTGAATAAGTAA
- a CDS encoding DUF4295 family protein: MAKKQTFGSDALAAKAAARKMAKVIISTKNESGKYSYRETMIDQENVQDFIKSRKA; this comes from the coding sequence ATGGCTAAGAAACAAACATTCGGTTCAGACGCACTAGCGGCTAAAGCTGCAGCACGTAAAATGGCAAAGGTTATCATTTCTACTAAGAATGAAAGCGGAAAGTATTCTTATCGTGAAACTATGATCGATCAAGAAAACGTACAGGATTTTATCAAAAGCAGAAAAGCGTAA
- the rpmG gene encoding 50S ribosomal protein L33, with translation MAKGNRVQVILECTEKPGSSRYVTTKNRRTQTERMELKKYNPVLRKHTVHKEIK, from the coding sequence ATGGCAAAAGGAAACAGAGTTCAGGTGATTTTAGAGTGTACTGAGAAACCAGGTTCCTCACGCTACGTGACTACCAAGAACCGTCGTACACAGACAGAACGCATGGAGCTGAAAAAATACAATCCTGTTCTGCGTAAGCATACAGTTCATAAAGAAATTAAATAA
- the rpmB gene encoding 50S ribosomal protein L28: protein MSRRDDITGKKAMNGFRSSKANNKTKHRFHLNLQKRRFYIPEEDKWITLKVSAKTLRTINKKGITEVLKDARRKGTLLKEV from the coding sequence ATGTCGCGAAGAGACGATATTACTGGCAAAAAAGCGATGAACGGTTTCCGTTCTTCTAAAGCGAACAACAAAACTAAGCATCGTTTTCATTTAAATTTACAAAAAAGACGCTTCTACATTCCTGAAGAAGATAAGTGGATTACACTTAAAGTGTCTGCGAAAACACTCAGAACCATCAATAAGAAGGGTATTACTGAAGTGTTGAAGGATGCTCGTCGTAAAGGAACCCTGTTAAAAGAGGTATAA